A stretch of the Nicotiana tabacum cultivar K326 chromosome 6, ASM71507v2, whole genome shotgun sequence genome encodes the following:
- the LOC107814505 gene encoding low-temperature-induced 65 kDa protein-like (The RefSeq protein has 3 substitutions, 2 non-frameshifting indels compared to this genomic sequence), which produces MEAQLHHPQDTGLHKGEGQGQVHDEGEHHHHKKSVLKKVKAKAKKIKDTLKHGLGHDHDHDQHEHRPLQGEHEEEEDETDDEEMEEGAEVHGGPYAIRSKDIRKENVGPMVNLENPTSPKEDRYDHAKMKHEETHRPVLQRQDEFARPPSVGETHFPEQRHRPPFAETHETKGTDHGKVEDQGLHVYKIGAQTGLENPHASHFSQERDRSPFAETKGIDHATAYGKQEHQGLQEHENIGAPTGLEKPYSSRFREEMHRPHAAAESDIHETKDIDYVTARGKLEDQGLQGQKIGVPTGIEEDPHAPKDRPELSPNPTNYQSKVTDPTGATNEEAGVSPLVPLFEKMGVNDAPPETTPKQGTEQIMPELGAGDNKFDQGTEHSLYTGTHDQFAPQEEPTGFPSVPKNTESLPKSMNPSKPEDSPQDALTGKPGSYTEKISSATSAIADKAVAAKNVVASKLGYGGTEEDTRKSQASVGDEDKAKTTSATELAQKAVSTVAEKLAPVYEKVAGAGTRVMAKVEGTATGVTGHESRGGVDAEHEDKTKATDKGVSMKEYLAEKFKPGEEDKALSEVISGSLSRQKEKTEESKPMGKVTESEEEERRLGPIEDAKKEEDGASGETQVGEGFGQGVVDRLKDAVTTWLGKGGETQTSTNGTNSAVHGGAVVGRGT; this is translated from the exons ATGGAGGCGCAACTGCACCATCCCCAGGATACTGGATTGCACAAAG GGGAAGGCCAAGGTCAAGTTCATGATGAAGGTGAACATCATCATCATAAGAAATCAGTACTAAAGAAGGTTAAGGCAAAGGCAAAAAAGATCAAGGATACTCTAAAGCATGGTCTTGGACACGATCACGACCATGAGCACGAGCACGAGCATCATCCACTGCAAGGTGAacacgaggaagaagaagaagatggaactGACGATGAAGAAATGGAGGAAGGTGCAGAAGTTCATGGTGGACCCT ACGCTATTAGGAGTAAAGATATTCGAAAAGAGAATGTTGGGCCAATGGTCAATTTAGAGAATCCAACAAGCCCAAAGGAGGATCGTTACGATCATGCTAAGATGAAACATGAAGAAACACATAGGCCAGTTTTGCAGAGACAAGACGAATTTGCAAGGCCACCATCCGTGGGCGAGACTCACTTCCCTGAACAAAGGCATAGACCACCCTTTGCTGAGACTCATGAAACTAAGGGCACTGATCATGGGAAAGTAGAAGATCAAGGATTACACGTGTATAAAATTGGAGCACAAACAGGTCTGGAGAATCCCCACGCCTCCCACTTCTCCCAAGAGAGGGATAGATCACCTTTTGCTGAGACTAAGGGCATTGATCATGCTACTGCCTATGGAAAACAAGAGCATCAAGGACTGCAGGAGCATGAAAATATTGGGGCACCAACAGGTTTGGAGAAGCCTTACTCTTCCCGCTTCCGTGAAGAGATGCATAGGCCACATGCTGCTGCTGAATCTGATATACATGAGACTAAGGACATTGATTATGTTACTGCCCGTGGGAAATTAGAAGATCAAGGACTGCAGGGGCAAAAAATCGGTGTACCAACAGGCATAGAGGAGGATCCTCACGCTCCTAAGGACCGTCCTGAGTTGAGCCCGAATCCAACCAACTATCAGAGTAAAGTAACTGATCCAACAGGCGCCA CTAATGAAGAGGCAGGAGTTAGTCCACTTGTTCCATTATTCGAGAAAATGGGTGTGAATGATGCTCCTCCAGAAACAACACCAAAGCAAGGGACTGAACAAATAATGCCAGAGCTAGGAGCAGGGGACAACAAATTTGATCAAGGAACAGAACACAGCCTATATACAGGAACACATGATCAATTTGCACCACAGGAAGAACCTACTGGTTTCCCCTCAGTTCCTAAAAACACTGAATCACTTCCTAAAAGCATGAATCCTAGCAAGCCAGAAGATTCGCCTCAGGACGCACTAACTGGAAAACCAGGTAGCTATACAGAGAAAATTTCATCCGCCACATCAGCAATTGCTGATAAGGCAGTTGCTGCTAAGAATGTTGTTGCCTCCAAGCTTGGGTATGGTGGCACAGAGGAGGACACAAGAAAGTCACAGGCAAGTGTAGGTGATGAAGATAAAGCAAAAACAACCTCAGCAACTGAATTAGCACAAAAAGCTGTGAGCACAGTGGCAGAAAAACTTGCTCCTGTTTATGAAAAAGTAGCAGGTGCTGGCACCAGAGTCATGGCAAAAGTTGAGGGCACAGCAACTGGAGTAACAGGACATGAAAGCAGGGGAGGAGTTGATGCAGAACATGAAGACAAGACTAAAGCTACTGATAAAGGAGTTTCAATGAAGGAGTATTTGGCCGAGAAATTTAAGCCTGGAGAGGAGGACAAGGCGCTGTCTGAGGTGATTTCAGGATCACTTTCGAGACAGAAGGAGAAAACAGAGGAGTCAAAGCCAATGGGGAAGGTAACGGAATCGGAGGAAGAGGAGAGGCGATTAGGTCCTATTGAAGacgcaaagaaagaagaagatggtGCTTCTGGGGAAACTCAAGTTGGCGAAGGCTTTGGACAGGGTGTAGTGGATAGGCTTAAAGATGCTGTAACTACGTGGCTTGGGAAAGGTGGTGAAACACAGACGTCCACAAATG GAACAAATTCTGCTGTGCATGGAGGTGCTGTAGTTGGAAGGGGTACATGA